In the Permianibacter fluminis genome, TCGCCGAGGTGCGGACGGTAGAAACGCTGCGCCATGGCGCGGCAAAGACCTCGTTCCTGAAATATGGCGAGCGGGTCCGGATCGAGATGCTTGATGCGTCGGGCCACAGTATTTTCGGCGCCATCGATCAGACGGTACAGCCCTACACGTTGCCGGGTTGAGCCTTGTGCTGAAGCTCTATACCTACTTTCGCTCGTCGGCCGCATACCGGGTTCGGATTGCCCTTAACCTGAAAGGGCTGCCGTACGAGGCACTGCCTGTCCACCTGTTGCGCAACGGCGGTGAGCAGCGCAGCGACGCTTACCGGAGCCGCAACCCGCAGGGGCTGATTCCGTTCCTGGACACGGAGGCAGGCGGAGTTGGTCAAAGTTTGGCCATTCTGGAGTATCTGGAAGAGCTCACGCCCACCCCGGCCTTGCTGCCGTCCGAGCCGCTGAAACGGGCGCAAGTCCGCGCCTTTGCTCAACATATAGCCTGCGACATCCATCCGCTGAACAACTTGCGGGTGTTGCAGTATTTGACCGGTACCCTCGGCATCAGCGAGGATGCCAAGCTTGCCTGGATACGGCACTGGCTCGCGGAAGGTTTCCGCGGGCTGGAAGCCGAGGTCGCACAGCGCAACCCTTCTGGTCCGTATTGCTTCGGGGAACAACTGACGTTCGCCGATGTCTGTCTGGTGCCGCAGTGGTTCAATGCCGAACGATTCCAGTGCGACCTGACACCGTACCCGCGTTTGGCCGCCGCCGTGAAAGCCTGCAACGAGTTGCCCGCTTTCCAGTCTGCGCACCCTTCGCGCCAACCTGATTCCGAATAAGAGAAACGAAATCATCATGCTGTTTCGATTGACTGTAGTGGCGGCAGCGTTGTCTGCGTCTGGTTTGGCATTTGCAGCTGTGGCAAATAAATATGATGTGGTTGAATTGCCTACGCTGTGTGATCCGGCCAATCCAACAAAGTGTGGTGCGTTTAGTTTCGCGTATGGGATCAATAACGCAGGAACTATAGTTGGAACGTCCAACGGACCACTTGTGCCAGACACAGGAGATATTGACGGTGACGGCAATGTCACTGAAGAAATACGAGATTACGTTTATCACGCGTTTAGCTTGCAATCAGGTACCATGGCCGACTTGGGGCATTTGGGTAAGGATGAGAGTTACGCTGTTTCCGTCAATGGGGCTGGCGAAATCGTCGGCCGTGGTAACAAGGTTACTGCCGTTGACGGTACAACCGAAACGGTTCAGATACGTGCTTTTCGTATACCTGTTGGCGGTAGCATGACGGACTTGGGTGTGCCCGTACAAACAGTTGGATTAGTAAGCGCTACTGATGTTTCGGATGATGGATATGTTGTTGGTTATGCAACAGCTCAGGCCATTTCTGGAGATACTGCGTACTACACACGTGGTTTTGTATTTACTCCGGGAGGTGGCCTGACCCTTATTCCGGCACTTCAAGATAAAACCGGCAGTGTGCTTCGTGCAGTAAATGGGGCTGCCGGAAGAGCCGTAGGTTTCTCGGTAAAAGATGGAGTTTCTAGAGCAATTCAGCTGGAGCTTAATACTCCCAATACTTTGCTCGATCTGCAGACCTTAGGAGGGACTTCAGCTGAAGCAAACGACATTAATGCGCTCAGACAGGTAGTTGGTCGCTCCTATACAACAGGTAACTCCAAGATCGAAGCTTTTCTTTATGATGAATCAACAACACCAGTAATGCGTGGTTTAGGGCAGCTGGGCGAGACTTTTCGCTTTAGTCAAGCTAATGCAATCAATTCTGCAGGCGATATAGTTGGTACCGCACAGGCATCCTCTGGACCTACGATCTATCACGCTACTGTATTTGCAAGTGCCACTTCTTCAGCGAAATTGGTGGACCTTAATTTGCGCATTGATTGTGAAGCTTCGCCATCTACACGCTGGACGCTTACTGAGGCGGTTGGTATCAATGACAGCGGCCAAATTATCGGTTACGGCACGAGAGGCACAAATGTTAGGGCTTTCTTACTAACGCCCAATCCAAATGTTGATTCTATTCCAACCCCCTGTTCGCCAGCTGAGCCAGAGTTTGAAAATCAAAGTGGTGGGGGTGTTTTTGCTGCGTTGTTCCTTCCGATATTGCTGTTGGTCCGCACACGTCGTCGCACACGTCGTGTAGTTAAATGAATTGCAGTCAGGAAAATGACTCAGAAGAAGGGGAGCTTTCGCTCCCTTTTTTTGTCGGTGCTGAATCAGATTACATATTTGGATAATTCGGTCCACCAGTCCCTTCCGGCACCACCCAATTGATGTTCTGCTTCGGATCTTTGATGTCGCAGGTTTTGCAGTGCACGCAATTCTGAGCGTTGATCTGCAGGCGTGGTCGGTTGTCGGCTTCGCGAACAATTTCATAGACGCCAGCCGGGCAGTAACGCTGGGCCGGTTCGTCGTACAGGGCAAGGTTGTGGTCAATCGGTATCGAGCTGTCTTTGAGCGTCAGATGACAGGGCTGATCTTCTTCATGGTTGGTGTTGGAAATGAACACCGAACTCAGCCGATCAAAACTCAGCACGCCATCCGGTTTCGGATACTGAATCTTCTTGCTGCGTGATGCCAGCTCCAGTGATTCGTTATCTGGCTGGCTGACCCGCAGCGTGAACGGTAGCTTGCCGCGGAACAACAGTTGATCGACACCGGTGAACAGCACGCCGCCCCAGAGGCCGAATTTGTGGAAGGCCGGGTAGGTGTTGCGGGCGCGGTACAACTCGTCGTGTACCCAGGAGTTGCGGTAAGTCGTTTCAAATGCGCTCAGATTCTCGTGGCCGGCGCTGCCGTTTTTCAGGGCGGCAAATACGGTCTCGGCGCCCAGCATGCCGGATTTCATCGCGGTATGACTGCCTTTGATTTTCGGCAGATTCAGGAAGCCGGCTTCGCAGCCAATGAGCAGGCCGCCGGGGAAAGACAGTTTCGGCACCGATTGCCAGCCGCCTTCGTTAAGCGCCCGGGCACCATAAGAAACACGACGGCCGCCTTTGAGGTATTTGGCAATGGCGGGGTGGGTTTTGAAGCGCTGGAATTCTTCGTACGGACTCAAATACGGGTTGGAATAATTCAGGCCAATGACAAAGCCGATGGCGATCTGGTTGTTTTCCAGGTGATACAGGAACGAGCCGCCGTAAGTGTCGGATTGCAATGGCCAGCCGGCTGAGTGCACCACCAGACCTTGTTGGTGATTTTCCGCCGGCACGTCCCAAAGCTCTTTGATGCCGATGCCGTAATGTTGTGGGTCGCGATCCGTGCGCAGACCGAACTTGGCCATCAGTTGCTTGCCGAGGTGGCCGCGACAACCTTCAGCGAACAGCGTGTATTTGGCGCGCAGTTCATAGCCCGGCTGGTAGGAGCCTTTCTGCTGACCATCTTTGCCGATGCCCATGTCGCCAGTGGCGATACCGGCGACCGAGCCATCGTCGTGATAAAGCACTTCGGCCGCAGCAAAACCGGGGAACAAGTTAACGCCCATGGCTTCAGCCTGCTGACCGAGCCAGCGACACAGGTTGCCCAAGCTGATGATGTAATTGCCATGGTTTTTCTGCTGTGGGATCAGCAGCGAGGTCGGCCACGAGACTGCGCCGGTCTCACTCAGAAACAGGAATTTTTCAGCGCTGACTTCGGTGTTGAGCGGTGCGCCCAGTTCTTTCCAGTTCGGCAGCAGTTCGTTCAGCGCCCGCGGCTCGAATACCGCACCGGACAGGATATGGGCGCCGATTTCCGAGCCTTTTTCGACCAGACAGACGCTGATGTCATGGCCGCTCTCTTGCGCCAGCTGACGCAGCCGAATGGCAGCAGCCAGGCCGGACGGCCCACCACCGACGATGACGACATCAAACTCCATGCTTTCACGTGCCACGAGCTCACTTCCTCTGATCCACGGCCCTGCGGCCGGCTGGCTAAGGGTCATACGACCCGTTGGTGCGTCCGTATCGGTTTTCGGCCGCTGTTTTGCGTTGAATCATTGACCGGAAGCGCGCCAGGTTCCAAGATCGCGCCTCCCGCGCCGGGGCCCCTCTTTGCTCAGTTTCTGAGCAGGGCTGCCCGGCTAGTCGAAAGTGCGGAATTATAGGACCTTAAGGCCCCGTCATGAAAATTCTGGTCGCAATCAAGCGCGTCATCGACGCCAACGTCAAGGTGCGGGTGAAAGCCGACGGCACCGGCGTGGAAACCGCCAACGTCAAAATGGCGATGAACCCGTTCTGTGAAATCGCGGTGGAAGAAGCCGTGCGCCTGAAAGAGAAGGGCGTCGCGACCGAAATCGTCGTGGTCAGCGCCGGCCCGACCCAGACGCAGGAAACCCTGCGTACGGCCTTGGCACTGGGCGCCGATCGCGCCATCCATGTCGAGGAAGCCGCCGAGCTCGAACCGCTGGCCATCGCCAAGCTGCTGAAAGCGGTGGTGGAGCGTGAACAGCCGCAAGTCGTCCTGCTCGGCAAGCAATCGGTCGATGCCGACAACAACCAGACCGGCCAGATGCTGGCGGGCCTGCTCGGTTGGCCGCAAGGCACGTTTTTGTCGAAAGTTGGCGTCAATGGCGGCGAAGTTGAAGTCGTCCGCGAAATCGACGGCGGTCTGGAGACCTTGAAGCTGAAACTGCCGGCAGTGCTGACCACCGATCTGCGTTTGAACGAGCCGCGTTTTGCCAGCTTGCCGAACATCATGAAAGCCAAGCAGAAACCGCTGGCCAAGCTGACCGTCGCCGAACTCGGCGTCAATGTGGCGCCGCGCGTCAAGACCCTGAAAGTCGAGGCGCCGGCGGGCCGCAAAGCCGGTATCAAAGTCGGCTCCGTGCAGGAGCTGGTCGACAAACTGCGTAACGAAGCGAAGGTGATCTGATGGCCATTCTTGTTATTGCCGAGCACGCCAAAGGCAAACTCGCCGGTTCGACGCTGAACACCATTGCCGCTGCTGCAAAGATCGGCGGCGACATCCACGTATTGGTTGCCGGTCATGGCATCGATACGGTTGCCAATGAAGCCGCGCACGTGGCGGGTGTTGCCAAGGTGCTGAAATTGGATGACGCCGGTTTGGCCCATCTCACCGCAGAGAACCTGACGCCAGCCGTGCTGGCGCAGGCCAAGACCTGTTCGCATGTGCTGGCGCCGGCGACCACGTTCGGCAAGAACCTGTTGCCGCGCGTTGCTGCCCTGCTGGATGTGCAGATGGTGTCGGAGATCACCGGCGTTGTCAGCGCCGATACGTTCCAGCGCCCGATTTACGCCGGTAACGCGATTGCCACCGTGCAATCGACCGATGCCATCAAAGTCATCACCGTGCGCAGCACCGGTTTCGATGCCGTTGCTGCCACGGGCGGCAATGCCGCCGTCGAGGCCATCAGCGCCAGCGCGGACAACAGCCTGTCGAGCTTTGTCGGTCAGGAACTGACGGTTTCGGCTCGGCCGGAACTGACCGCCGCCAAAGTGATTGTGTCCGGTGGTCGCGGCATGCAGAGCGGTGACAATTTCCCGATGCTGGAAAAGCTTGCCGATTTGCTCGGCGCTGGTGTCGGTGCGTCGCGCGCCGCCGTGGATGCCGGCTTTGTCCCGAATGACTATCAAGTCGGCCAGACCGGCAAGATTGTCGCGCCGCAGCTGTATATCGCCGTCGGTATTTCCGGCGCCATTCAGCATCTGGCCGGCATGAAGGATTCGAAGGTGATTGTCGCCATCAACAAGGACGAAGAAGCGCCGATTTTCTCGGTGGCCGATTACGGTCTGGTTGGTGATCTCTTTCAGCTGGTGCCGGAGCTGACCGCTGAGGTCGCCAAGCTGAAAGGCTGATAATCAGCACAAGCGCAGCAGAGTTGTCGCCAGCGGCCCGGTTTATCCGGGCCGTTGGCATTTCCGGGGCGCGGTTTCGTTTGGCCGTGCTGCCAGCGCAAATTTAATGGCCCGGGTGAAGGCGAAAACGGCACTCGTTTGCTAGGTTTGAAGGGCGAGTCGTCAAGGTAACGCTTACAACATGAATCTGCGGCTGAAAGCCGGGGAATTGCTGCCCGGCATGTATGTGGTGGAAGTGGTTCGACAGTCTGGCCAAATGCAGGTCACAACGCAGGGCTGGGTGCGCACGGCTGCGGCGATTGCGGCGCTGCGCGAGCGCGGTATCGAAGAGGTTCTGATCGATCCCAGCAAGACGATTACCGGGTCCGAAGCCGCTGCGGTTCAGGCCGCTCAGCTGGCCGCGGCAGCAGCGGCGGCCAGCGAGGCGGCCACGGCGAAAGCGGGCCAATCCGATCCGGTCAGCGCTGTGGTGCAAGCCGCCAAAGTGCCGCTGGAAACCGAACTCAATCGCGCTGCCAAACTGTATGCCGAAGCCAAGGCGCTGCAGCAAAAAGCGTTTGACGACATCAAGGCCGGTCGACCTCTGGCGCTGGAGCCCATGCAGAACATGGCGACGGCCTTTATCGATTCGGTGTTCCGCAATCAGGATGCGTTGCTGTGCATGAGCCGGATCCGGGAGAAGGACGCCTATCTGCTGGAGCATTCGGTCAACGTCTCGATTTTGATGACAGTGCTGGCCCGACAGCTGAAGCTGGAAGAGTCGGTGATCCATGAGCTGGCGACCGGTGCGCTGCTACACGATTTGGGCAAGATTTTGGTGCCCGATCACATACTACAAAAACCCGGCAAGCTGACCGACGAGGAGTTTGTCGAGATGCGCCGGCACGTCGAATACGGCTACGAAGTGGTCAAGCAGATGCCCGGTATTGCACCGCGCAGTCTCGAAGTGTTGATACAGCATCATGAGCGACTGGACGGTCGCGGCTATCCGCACAAATTGCAAGGCGAGCAGATCTCGCGATACGGCCGCATGATTGCCATTGTCGATACCTACGATGCCATCACCGCCAGTCGGGTGTACAAAGACGGCTTTACCTCAACCCATGCGTTCAAGATTTTGCGTGAGGCGGCCGGCACCGGTTACGACAATGAGCTGGTCGCCGAGTTTATTCGCGCCATCGGCGTCTTTCCGGTGGGTTCACTGGTCCGGCTCAAGAGCCAGCGGCTCGGTATCGTCATTCAGTCAGGCAGCGCGGACCCGTTGCGACCGGTGGTCAAGGTGTTTTACCACAGCAAATTCCGTCAGCAGCTGCCGGTTACCGATGTCGACTTGGCCGCCGCGCGCTGCGAAGATGAAATCGAGGCAGCGGTCAAGCCGGAGCAATTCAAGATCGATCTGATCGGGTTTTTGCGGTCCATTGCTGGCGTCAAGTAAGAGCCGTTTTAACTTTGCCGGATGTCTCGGCAACCCATCCTTGCTGGCAAACCGCGCCATAACACGGGGAAGAAAAAAGCGGTAACCAAGATCGGTTACCGAGAACGGTAAAAAGCCGTTAACAAAAATCGTAATGAATGGAGCGACTCATGCAGAAACGGATGCCGGTGGCGAGCTTGAAACCGGGCATGTATGTCGTTGAAATCAGCCAGCAGGCCGGGCAGTTGCAAGTGCGCACCGAGGGATGGTTGAAAGATCAGGCCGCCATTGATGCATTGGCGCAGCTGGGTATCGAGGAAGTCGTTATCGATTTGGCGCGCCGCGACAACAGTAGCGAGCTGATGCCAGCCAAACCGGTACCAGCCAAGCGCCAAAGCGTTGCGACAACATCGGTGGCGACCGCCAGCTTTGAGCGCGAACTGGTCGAGGCCGACGCCATTTACGGCGAAGCCTTGCAGCTATTGGACGCGGCCTTGCTGGCCGCCAAAGACGGCCGGCCACTGCCGACGGAGCCGCTGCGCGCGGTGGTCAAGCAGAGCATGGCGTCCTTGCTGCGCAATCAGAATGCCTTGTTGTGTCTGGCTCATTTGCGCGACAGCAATCGTTACCTGCTCGAACATGCCATCAATACCAGCATTCTGATGACGGTATTTGCCCGCTCGTTGAAATTCTCTGACACCGACATCGAGGCCTTGGCCTTGGGCGCACTCTGGCATGACATCGGCAAGATTCGCATTGCGCCGGCCATCCTGGATAAACCCAGTCGGCTGACGGCAGAAGAAACTCGCGAAATGCAGCGCCATGTCGAATAC is a window encoding:
- the maiA gene encoding maleylacetoacetate isomerase; translation: MLKLYTYFRSSAAYRVRIALNLKGLPYEALPVHLLRNGGEQRSDAYRSRNPQGLIPFLDTEAGGVGQSLAILEYLEELTPTPALLPSEPLKRAQVRAFAQHIACDIHPLNNLRVLQYLTGTLGISEDAKLAWIRHWLAEGFRGLEAEVAQRNPSGPYCFGEQLTFADVCLVPQWFNAERFQCDLTPYPRLAAAVKACNELPAFQSAHPSRQPDSE
- a CDS encoding DUF3466 family protein, with amino-acid sequence MLFRLTVVAAALSASGLAFAAVANKYDVVELPTLCDPANPTKCGAFSFAYGINNAGTIVGTSNGPLVPDTGDIDGDGNVTEEIRDYVYHAFSLQSGTMADLGHLGKDESYAVSVNGAGEIVGRGNKVTAVDGTTETVQIRAFRIPVGGSMTDLGVPVQTVGLVSATDVSDDGYVVGYATAQAISGDTAYYTRGFVFTPGGGLTLIPALQDKTGSVLRAVNGAAGRAVGFSVKDGVSRAIQLELNTPNTLLDLQTLGGTSAEANDINALRQVVGRSYTTGNSKIEAFLYDESTTPVMRGLGQLGETFRFSQANAINSAGDIVGTAQASSGPTIYHATVFASATSSAKLVDLNLRIDCEASPSTRWTLTEAVGINDSGQIIGYGTRGTNVRAFLLTPNPNVDSIPTPCSPAEPEFENQSGGGVFAALFLPILLLVRTRRRTRRVVK
- a CDS encoding electron transfer flavoprotein-ubiquinone oxidoreductase, with translation MARESMEFDVVIVGGGPSGLAAAIRLRQLAQESGHDISVCLVEKGSEIGAHILSGAVFEPRALNELLPNWKELGAPLNTEVSAEKFLFLSETGAVSWPTSLLIPQQKNHGNYIISLGNLCRWLGQQAEAMGVNLFPGFAAAEVLYHDDGSVAGIATGDMGIGKDGQQKGSYQPGYELRAKYTLFAEGCRGHLGKQLMAKFGLRTDRDPQHYGIGIKELWDVPAENHQQGLVVHSAGWPLQSDTYGGSFLYHLENNQIAIGFVIGLNYSNPYLSPYEEFQRFKTHPAIAKYLKGGRRVSYGARALNEGGWQSVPKLSFPGGLLIGCEAGFLNLPKIKGSHTAMKSGMLGAETVFAALKNGSAGHENLSAFETTYRNSWVHDELYRARNTYPAFHKFGLWGGVLFTGVDQLLFRGKLPFTLRVSQPDNESLELASRSKKIQYPKPDGVLSFDRLSSVFISNTNHEEDQPCHLTLKDSSIPIDHNLALYDEPAQRYCPAGVYEIVREADNRPRLQINAQNCVHCKTCDIKDPKQNINWVVPEGTGGPNYPNM
- a CDS encoding electron transfer flavoprotein subunit beta/FixA family protein; translated protein: MKILVAIKRVIDANVKVRVKADGTGVETANVKMAMNPFCEIAVEEAVRLKEKGVATEIVVVSAGPTQTQETLRTALALGADRAIHVEEAAELEPLAIAKLLKAVVEREQPQVVLLGKQSVDADNNQTGQMLAGLLGWPQGTFLSKVGVNGGEVEVVREIDGGLETLKLKLPAVLTTDLRLNEPRFASLPNIMKAKQKPLAKLTVAELGVNVAPRVKTLKVEAPAGRKAGIKVGSVQELVDKLRNEAKVI
- a CDS encoding electron transfer flavoprotein subunit alpha/FixB family protein, with the protein product MAILVIAEHAKGKLAGSTLNTIAAAAKIGGDIHVLVAGHGIDTVANEAAHVAGVAKVLKLDDAGLAHLTAENLTPAVLAQAKTCSHVLAPATTFGKNLLPRVAALLDVQMVSEITGVVSADTFQRPIYAGNAIATVQSTDAIKVITVRSTGFDAVAATGGNAAVEAISASADNSLSSFVGQELTVSARPELTAAKVIVSGGRGMQSGDNFPMLEKLADLLGAGVGASRAAVDAGFVPNDYQVGQTGKIVAPQLYIAVGISGAIQHLAGMKDSKVIVAINKDEEAPIFSVADYGLVGDLFQLVPELTAEVAKLKG
- a CDS encoding HD-GYP domain-containing protein yields the protein MNLRLKAGELLPGMYVVEVVRQSGQMQVTTQGWVRTAAAIAALRERGIEEVLIDPSKTITGSEAAAVQAAQLAAAAAAASEAATAKAGQSDPVSAVVQAAKVPLETELNRAAKLYAEAKALQQKAFDDIKAGRPLALEPMQNMATAFIDSVFRNQDALLCMSRIREKDAYLLEHSVNVSILMTVLARQLKLEESVIHELATGALLHDLGKILVPDHILQKPGKLTDEEFVEMRRHVEYGYEVVKQMPGIAPRSLEVLIQHHERLDGRGYPHKLQGEQISRYGRMIAIVDTYDAITASRVYKDGFTSTHAFKILREAAGTGYDNELVAEFIRAIGVFPVGSLVRLKSQRLGIVIQSGSADPLRPVVKVFYHSKFRQQLPVTDVDLAAARCEDEIEAAVKPEQFKIDLIGFLRSIAGVK
- a CDS encoding HD-GYP domain-containing protein, whose amino-acid sequence is MQKRMPVASLKPGMYVVEISQQAGQLQVRTEGWLKDQAAIDALAQLGIEEVVIDLARRDNSSELMPAKPVPAKRQSVATTSVATASFERELVEADAIYGEALQLLDAALLAAKDGRPLPTEPLRAVVKQSMASLLRNQNALLCLAHLRDSNRYLLEHAINTSILMTVFARSLKFSDTDIEALALGALWHDIGKIRIAPAILDKPSRLTAEETREMQRHVEYGLAYVQDVPGIDAMTRAAISEHHERMDGNGYPGKLRAAAISRAGRMMAIVDSYDALTGLRVYRGAVTAVRAFKTLRADSYALYDAELVMDFIKAIGFYPAGSLVKLRSQRLAMVISVNAGKPYQPLVKVFYHGRFRQPLPVQDVDLAAPDCDDDIEAAVLPEQFKLDLLQFFRTVVLPT